The sequence AACCTAATGATAACGAATGAGCGATACTTTTAACTATTGTTTTCCCAAACTTCATCCCTGGATAATGTACCAGCAACTGAACATAGGGTCACTAAAATTAAAAAGTTGATCTACCTCCAGCCTCCATGACAATGGCTACTTCTTGGGCAATACGACCTACCATTTGCCTTCTAGCAACTGCTTCAGAGCATTTTTATCTATTCACAATTGACCCGTAGATTGTTTTGGATTCGTTCAGAATTGTGTGAGGGATTGGTTTTCCTGACGATAGCATTAGCCTGAAGGTGTTCTACAAAATTTGGATGCATCACTATTCCTAATGGTGGTAAGGTGAGCATAACGGGGATGCAAAATGCAGATGATCTGAGGAAAAATCATTCATCACAGCGGACCGGTATCCCAAAAAAGAGGGGCGCCTTTGCCCCTCTCAAGTTCTACGCCTGGGTCCTTCGGAATTGACCCTGATGGTGGTGACCACGTGAAAAACGTAAAAATGAACCTCCAAACCTGCTATTTTTTTTGTCATCCACCACACCTTTAGGCAGCACCATCCCGACATTCCTTCTGTAACAGGAAGTATTCCTGTTTGCACCCGAAGAACAAGATGACTGGCTAACCATCACTCCAGCCTGCTTCATAACTGTATACCTAATTTGTATTGATAGGCACCAATACTACCCGTTCCGCCATCGTACCGGTCAACTTTCACACACCTGCAACGGTCCATTTTTCACGGAGCAACTGCGGATAACTCGTTAGCATTAGCAACACACAACTCCAGGACCTGCAGCATTGAACACTGTCCATGCTGCCCGAAAGCCATGTTGTACTTTAAAAAAAATCCTTCTCCCTTATAGGATGATGTCGCGCTTCCTTCTCATGGTTTGGCGGAAGTTGCACAAGGATTGCAGGCAGCCCACGATTTATTCACCGCCTCCTTTCCTTTCAGAGAAAGGCGGCAACAACTACGGCAGCATGCGACATGGAAGTCTTTTTTCCGGCATCGGCGGGTTTGATTTGGCGGCAGCGTGGATGGGCTGGGAAAATGTTTTCTTTTGTGAAATCGATCCATTCTGCAGGGTTGTCCTTCAAAAATATTGGCCCCATGCGACGTGCATCGAAAACATCGAACAATTCCCCACAGATCCCTTTTCCATCGATGTCCTTAGCGGTGGATTCCCCTGCCAGGCATTCAGTGTCGCCGGAAAACGAAAAGGCATTGCAGATTCTCGTTACCTCTGGCCTGCAATGTTTAACACAATTAAACGCCTTAGGCCACCCTACGTTGTGGCAGAAAATGTTGTGGGACTCATTTCTTGGGAGCAGGGAATGGTCTTTGAACAGGTACATCTTGACCTGGAAAGTGAAGGCTACCAGGTCTGGACTTTTGTATTGCCAGCTGTGGCCACGGGCGCCCCACACGTGCGAAGTCGCGTCTGGTTCCTTGGTTATAACCCTGCCAACGACCACCGGCAACCTGAACCTTCAACCACACCATCCAGATCTGGTACCAGGAACGAAACTGGTGCTGCCCACACCGACCGCCAGGGATTGGAAGGGGCCACAGGCAAGGGCCAAAAACGGCCGCCCAGACGATCTGGGGGGCGTATTACGGTACCGGTATGGGATCATTGGCCAGCTGAATCCCCGGTTTGTCAGCGAGATGATGGGTTACCCGCCCGACTATCTGGTATTACCTTTCCTCGATGGCGAAACAAGTCCATAATGGCACTGGGCAACGCCATCGTTCCCCAAGTAGCCCTGCGCATCTTTACCTTCATCGCGGAACATCGTGCCCACTTCATCGAAAAACCACCTGCACTATAAAATGCCAGCGAACGCCTGCCGGGCGGATCTACTTTCCAACTTGCACCCCATAATTTTTCCTTCATAGGAACTTCTCAGCCAAATCATTTTCAAACCACAGCAGATTTGCGCACAAGCATTAATTCCGTTACACATGCCAGTAAAACCTTCAAAGCTATACTTAACCTACGAAGTTGAAATCGGAGGAACCACCTTTCATCCGAAAATTGCCATCGATAATATTGATCAGGCCGATAAGATCACCGCGGCCAAACAAGGTCATCCATCCAAAGAAATTACCTATGCCAATTTCAAGGTCATCCAGCGCCCTGGTAAGCTGGTGGTCAAGGATTATAATTATCCCCAGCGGGCGAGACTGACCATTGACGACCAGGTGGCCAATGGGATAGAAAAGGGACATGGCCCGCCGCGTTCGTGATACTTGTTCGTTTTATAATGGGAAGGCTCACTTGTTTATGACTTAAAAAACTCACGTTTTTATTGCTGGCTCCCGCATCGATGTTCTCCATCCTCAAAGGCATTTGGAGCTGCGCCGGATACAGTATATCACCAGAGAAAAATAAAAAGTGTTTGTTATGGCTATTATTAAAAAACGCGTGCTGATTTTAAGTTCATCCCGTCAAATAAAACTGTCAGGTCACACACTGTGTATATCTAACTCTTTTGAAATCGGAGAGGGCTTTACCAAAAACATCTTCAGCGCCGTGGAAGGAATCAAACCCGGCAGTGGTGTATCGGCAGTAGTCAATCCATTTGAGCTGACCAAAGATGACTGGTTTGAAATCGCCGATTATAAAATTTTTTTGTGGATGCATTTTAAAGATCGCATTCGTCAATTCGGTATCGATAACCCGCAGATCTTTAGAGGAAGTCTCTAGGATGTTGATTGCATCGGAATTGACAACTTGTCCGGAAAATCGGTTTCCTATGGCCATTGGCAAATGCGGAATGGCCCTGCGGGCCTTTTCCCTGGGATTGTGGACGCATTTTCTGCGTCGGCAAGATGTACAGTTGTGCACAACTATTATTGGCCTCCGGAGTCGGCCATTTTTAAAACTAGCGCCATTCCCGCTCTTTTGGCAGGAGTAAAAAGTTGAACTCATGAACAGGCATAAGGTAGCAGCAGATGAAGCCTTGCGATTTGATGTAAAAACCCGGATTAATACCCACCACTTTAACCGGTTACGGCAATTGTTATCTAGCTCCCACTACCGCACCATGAGCGAGCTATTGCGTGACATCATCTGCGAGGGAAGGGTAGTGGTCATCACCCAGGACGAAAGCCTGGACGTAGTGATGGAACAGCTGGTCATCTTGCGCAAAGAACTAAACGCCATTGGCAACAATCTCAACCAGATCGCCAAAGCGCTCAACACACCTGCGGAAAAAAAGCGGCAACCAGTTCCCACAACGGCCATCATTGAACAGATCCAGGCCCTTGGCGCAGATATGCAGCCGATTTATTCTCTGATTGCCAGACTCTCTAAAGTATGGCTCCAGGGGTAACACCATTAAACATGCAACGGAATGAAACAAGCAAACATCGATCAGATGCTGGCCGTATTGGAGCAGCAGTCGCAGGCTGGAAAGCCCTGGGTGGTCTATGAAAAATATAAATTACCGGAGCACCCCAGCGAACTGTCGTTCTTTGATTCTGCCACCGCCGCTGCCGCATTCTGTGAAGCAAACCAATGGGTGCGTGACCCGGAAGACGGCAGCTACAATGAGGGATGTTACCACTTTCACACGGCCGCTAACCTACAAGCTGAATACCAATATCTCAGTGGGGAGCCTCCTAAATTGCTGATTTCACCTGATGTGCTATGGCGGCATTTACTGGACAATAATATTCATCCGCACAATTTGTTTGACGAACGCAGTGCAATAATCAAGCTGGCCTATGGCAGGACAGAGGTCATGAGCAAACCGATCACCTTTATCCCCAACCAAGTCAGTTCCCAATACCATATCGTGCAGCATTCCCACCAGTCAGCCGGGTTGATCTACGAACTTGGGCACGGGACCAAGGTGTTGTATTCTAACAGCGATTACGCATCCGCAGTAGGGGAATTTTTCTCTTTGGGGGAAAGACTTCCTCCTGATCAAAAGGGCTACTCTATCAACCTAAATTTCATCATCCAGTACAAGGACCTGCCATTGATCCTGGACATGGAAGGACACCCGGCCAATAATTGTGGGCTAACGTTGGGATATGTCAACAACAGGAATGGACAGGTGGCCTTTGAGTTGGTGTGTGATCACCATCGTCCCATTATTACTAACCTTCAATTTTTTACCCGCTACGATCCTGAGCAATCCAGGCTGATCCACCTGGATGACCGATTGACGGAGATATCACCAGGTTCGACCCTGCTCTCCGTTTCTGAGCATTACTACCATTCCAGGATTGACAACAAACTCATCGATCAGGTGCTGTATAATAGTCAAAAATATCATCTCCGGTCTTCTCATGAAAATCCTGGCATGGCAGGACCTGATGGAGAACAACGCATGGACACCGGCCTCAAACCGTAATGAATATACCCGTAAATGTGGTTTTCAAATGATCGCCCGTATTACCAGCAGTAAAAGTTTTAGGCAAGTGGTTTACTACAATGAAAATAAACTGAAAGACAAATCAGCGCAGTGCATCGATGCCGTTGGTTTCGGGCAGGAACACTACACCCTGACCTCGAAAGAAAAACTGCAAAGGCTGCAGAAACAGGCTCGCAAAAACCGGCAGGTCAAAACCAATGCGATGCACATCAGTCTCAACTTTGAACATGGTGAAAAGTTATCCCAGTTCAAACTGCGGCAGATTGCGGCCAGTTACATGGACAAAATTGGTTTTGGCGGACAACCATACCTGGTCTATCTCCATAAAGATGCCGGGCATCCACACATCCATATCGTCACGACTAATATCCGGGATGATGGCAGCCGCATTCCCACCCATAACATCGGCGCCACCATTGGCATGGTAGCGCGCGAACAAGTGGAAGAAGAATTTGGACTGGTAAAAGCTGCCGGTCGCGGCAACGCCTACTTCCAAGGTATTGTACCGGCAGATATCGAAGGGATCCTGGGCGGTACTGTAAAGAACAAAGCGACAGTGTCCAATATCGTCCGGGCCGTGCTTTCCAAATACCAGTTTACTTCGCTGGGAGAATTTAATGCCATTCTCCGGCAGTTCAACGTGATGGCGGACCCTGGTGCCGAAGGCTCCCTGCTCCGTGAACGGGAAGGCATACTCTATAGCGCCATCGACAAAGAAGGCGAAAAAGCAGGGGCGCAAATCAAAGCCAGTAGCATCTACGTCAATGGCTGGGGGAATTTACCCAACAGTCCAACCACCCGGTTACTGAAAGCCAAGTATGAGCAGTCCGCTTATCGCAGACAGGCGTTCCGGGATGAACTTGCGGCTACCATTGAACAGATCCTGCAACAGGGCGTGCTCTTTTCTGAATTCAGGGAGCGGCTCCGGGCAAAAAAGATTGAGATAACGGTGCGCTATAACGTGAAGGGGCATATGTCAGGGATCATTTTTGTAGACCATGAAAACGGCGTAGCCTTCCAGGGTTCAGACCTGCGCAAAGGGATGGGCGCGGCCGGCATCGCCGCGCGGCTGGTCAGCGCAGAAAATATTACCCGCTCCTTTAACACCCGTCTGGTCAACGACACCCTGGCTGCCACTGTATATTCGGAGGGGTTTGTCCAGGTGCTACGGGCATGGAAAGATAGTGGGCTGCAAGTAGAAGCAAGGCAGTTGCCTGATGGTGCGGTGTACTTTTATATGGGCGCAACCCATCTTCCCACGGGCAGTTTCATCCCGGCTCCATCTCATATTCAAAAGTATTTACTGGTCAACCTTTCGCGTGCTGACAGCCGCACCAACCGTGGTTACCGCCGCCGGGAAGACAGCCCCGCCGAGATCCATGCCGCCGTGTCTACTTTGGCTTCTTCCGGGTTATGGTTGCATTCGATCATCCGCGAACTGGTGACCGCCGAAGAAGAACAAGGTCATCTGCCGTATGAATTATTAAAAGAAGCCAAGAAGCGCAAAAGAAAAAAGCGCTCCAGGTAATAAAGTTATTGCCCACACGCATTGCTCCACCTATAAAAAGTTACATCCATGAGCACCGGGGAAAACGACCAGATGCTCCGCGGGGTCATTGACCTATTGCGGCTTTCCAGTATCGTGTTACTGGGATTACACTTTTACATTTATTGCCATGGCACCGTTCTCGACTGGGGACTGACTGCCGATTTTCTGACGGGCATGATTCGCAAAGGACAACACAGCCCATTTTTTACCAACCCCCACCTGATGAAGGCAGGGGTACTGGGACTCCTGATTGTCGCCCTTATCGGACTGAAAGGGAAAAAAGACACCAAAGCAAAAGGCTCAAATATAATTTGGCTGCTGGCGATTGGGTCGATCTGTTATTGGGCCAGCCCCCTGTTGATGCATCCAGCGATATACAGCACCTGGAACGGACCATTGTATATCCTGCTAACAGCCTTCGGCTACATCCTTTTGCTCACCGGCGGTGCACGAATATCCCGGTTGATCAAAGTACACCTGGACAAGGACGTCTTTAACGAACTGAACGAGACCTTTCCGCAAGTGGAAGACTACCAGGCCAACGAGTACAGCATCAACCTGCCTGCCAAATATAACCTGAAAGGCAAAGTCCGAAAAAGCTGGATCAATATCCTGGCGCCCTTTCGCGCTACCATGATCATTGGCTCCGGAGGTGCGGGAAAATCCTATTTTATAATTCGTCATTATATCACCCAAATGATCTCGAAACATTTCACGATGTTTCTTTACGATTTCAAGTGGGATGACCTGAGCAAAATTGCTTACAATGCTTACCTAAAATACAAGGACACCTATCCTAAGGCACCAAAGTTTTACTACATCAACTTCGATGAACCATCGCGTACGCATCGCTGTAATGTAATTCCACCCGACAACATGATGGACATTGCTGATGCCGCCGAGTCCAGCAGAACCTTGCTCCTGGCCCTGAACAGGGACTGGACGAGGAAATCCGGCGAATTTTTCATCGAGTCGCCAATAAATTTTGTGACTGCAGTGTTCTGGTTTTTAAAAAAGTATCGCAATGGAAAGTATTGCACGCTACCGCATGCTATCGAATTTATGCAGCTACATTATGATGACCTGTTCCCGATACTGGGGACAGAAAATGAGATTGAAGTCTTAATAGGGTAGCGCTCATCCATCAACGTGGATGAGCGCTACCCTCCAGGATAAACCCGTTTATTTCGGCCTACCTGAACCGGGCCATGGAACAACTCGAAGGTCAGGTGGCCAGCGCCAAAATCGCACTGGCTCGTTTGGTATCACCCTATCTGTATTATGTGCTCACCGGTAACGACTTTTCACTGGACATCAACAATCCAGATGATCCAAAGATTGTCTGCGTGGGTAATAATCCCCAACGCGTACAGATCTACGGTGCGGTTCTATCGTTATACATCACTCGCCTCAGCCGGCTGATCACACAAAAGGGCAAATTACCCAGCACTATCATTGTGGACGAGCTGCCCACAATTTATTGGAATGGGGCGGAAAATTTGGTAGGAGTTGCACGAGGCTATAAATGCGCCTGTGTTTTTGCGGTCCAAGATTATTCTCAGTTGAAAAAAGATTACTCACGGGAACAGGCGGAGGTACTCGTAAATATTTGTGGCAATCTCTTCTGCGGCCAGGCGGTGGGAGACACCGCCAAAATGGTCTCTGATCGTATCGGGAAAATCATGCAGCCCCGCGATTCGGTGGCCATCAACCGGCAGGATACCAGTGTTACCAAAAGCACCCAGCTGGAAGTGGCCGTACCTCCATCACGTATATCCCAGCTATCAAGCGGTGAATTCGTAGGGATGCTGGCCGATACTCCCACTGAGATTATTAAACGAAAAGCATTCCATTGTCACATTCAAAATGATCATGCCGCCATTGCCGCCGAAGAAGCTGCCTACCAGGAGATTCCCATTGTAAAGGAAGTCAGCCATGCGGAGGTGATGGCCAACTTCCAAAAAGTAAAAGATGATGTCAATGAAATCCGCTACACCGAAATAGAAAGAATAAAAAATGACCCGAATCTTTCCCATCTCCTATTCATCAAACCGGGGCAGTAATCCTATTGCCCCGTCCTATTATAGAATACGGCGATTACAGTGGAGGCTATAAATCGCCCAAGGTGAGCCCCACAAAAGTTGATAGTGGCCGAAACCAGCTCCCATCTGTAAACAACGTGTTGGAATGAAAAATACGTCCTACCGAAATCGAGATATTATCGATAACCGGAACGGTGATCTTTACCAAGGGCGCCAGCCGCAATGGCCGGACCAGGGCATCTGATAGTTCCAGGGTTTGCGATTTGCTGCTGGTGTAATGGGGATACGAGGTCCAGGTAAATATGCCTTGCAGGCCGGTAGACAAGGATGGAGAAAACCGCGCCCCCGGCCATGGGGTATAGCAGACTTGCAGGGCTAAAGAGAGGTCAATATAGGCGGAGTTAACATCAGTGAGATGTTCTCCTCCCCAGGTAGGAATAGTGTCCATCGTATAAACATCATAGTAACTAAAATATCCCATGGCCTCCACCTTAAAGGCTATTTTCCCCCGCAACAGGGCTGGGCCCACCCGCTTGCCGATGGCGGCAACGAAGGGTAGCGCGCCAGGAATATGGTAAGGCAAATGCGGTCCCGATGATGACTGGTGCCGCAGTCCAGTCCAACCAATTGCGATCATCAAATAAGGCCCTTTGGGCTTGGGGAATAGCACTCCTTCCTTGCTGGCGTCATAAAGGATATCGGATTGGAGCATATTGAGCCTTTTGACAATACTGGTCAAGGGGCCTACTTCATAGGTTGCGTCCAGGATTTCCTTCTCCATGAAATGCAACTGAAATTCCTTAGCCAGATCCAGCAGCTTTTTTTTAAAGGCATTGTTGAACAATAATTCCTGTGATTCCTCTTTTGCCCCCACGCCATAGTCTAACTCCCTTATCA comes from Paraflavitalea devenefica and encodes:
- a CDS encoding DNA cytosine methyltransferase, whose protein sequence is MMSRFLLMVWRKLHKDCRQPTIYSPPPFLSEKGGNNYGSMRHGSLFSGIGGFDLAAAWMGWENVFFCEIDPFCRVVLQKYWPHATCIENIEQFPTDPFSIDVLSGGFPCQAFSVAGKRKGIADSRYLWPAMFNTIKRLRPPYVVAENVVGLISWEQGMVFEQVHLDLESEGYQVWTFVLPAVATGAPHVRSRVWFLGYNPANDHRQPEPSTTPSRSGTRNETGAAHTDRQGLEGATGKGQKRPPRRSGGRITVPVWDHWPAESPVCQRDDGLPARLSGITFPRWRNKSIMALGNAIVPQVALRIFTFIAEHRAHFIEKPPAL
- a CDS encoding plasmid mobilization protein translates to MNRHKVAADEALRFDVKTRINTHHFNRLRQLLSSSHYRTMSELLRDIICEGRVVVITQDESLDVVMEQLVILRKELNAIGNNLNQIAKALNTPAEKKRQPVPTTAIIEQIQALGADMQPIYSLIARLSKVWLQG
- a CDS encoding relaxase/mobilization nuclease domain-containing protein; this encodes MKILAWQDLMENNAWTPASNRNEYTRKCGFQMIARITSSKSFRQVVYYNENKLKDKSAQCIDAVGFGQEHYTLTSKEKLQRLQKQARKNRQVKTNAMHISLNFEHGEKLSQFKLRQIAASYMDKIGFGGQPYLVYLHKDAGHPHIHIVTTNIRDDGSRIPTHNIGATIGMVAREQVEEEFGLVKAAGRGNAYFQGIVPADIEGILGGTVKNKATVSNIVRAVLSKYQFTSLGEFNAILRQFNVMADPGAEGSLLREREGILYSAIDKEGEKAGAQIKASSIYVNGWGNLPNSPTTRLLKAKYEQSAYRRQAFRDELAATIEQILQQGVLFSEFRERLRAKKIEITVRYNVKGHMSGIIFVDHENGVAFQGSDLRKGMGAAGIAARLVSAENITRSFNTRLVNDTLAATVYSEGFVQVLRAWKDSGLQVEARQLPDGAVYFYMGATHLPTGSFIPAPSHIQKYLLVNLSRADSRTNRGYRRREDSPAEIHAAVSTLASSGLWLHSIIRELVTAEEEQGHLPYELLKEAKKRKRKKRSR
- a CDS encoding YWFCY domain-containing protein, whose amino-acid sequence is MSTGENDQMLRGVIDLLRLSSIVLLGLHFYIYCHGTVLDWGLTADFLTGMIRKGQHSPFFTNPHLMKAGVLGLLIVALIGLKGKKDTKAKGSNIIWLLAIGSICYWASPLLMHPAIYSTWNGPLYILLTAFGYILLLTGGARISRLIKVHLDKDVFNELNETFPQVEDYQANEYSINLPAKYNLKGKVRKSWINILAPFRATMIIGSGGAGKSYFIIRHYITQMISKHFTMFLYDFKWDDLSKIAYNAYLKYKDTYPKAPKFYYINFDEPSRTHRCNVIPPDNMMDIADAAESSRTLLLALNRDWTRKSGEFFIESPINFVTAVFWFLKKYRNGKYCTLPHAIEFMQLHYDDLFPILGTENEIEVLIG
- a CDS encoding TraM recognition domain-containing protein encodes the protein MEQLEGQVASAKIALARLVSPYLYYVLTGNDFSLDINNPDDPKIVCVGNNPQRVQIYGAVLSLYITRLSRLITQKGKLPSTIIVDELPTIYWNGAENLVGVARGYKCACVFAVQDYSQLKKDYSREQAEVLVNICGNLFCGQAVGDTAKMVSDRIGKIMQPRDSVAINRQDTSVTKSTQLEVAVPPSRISQLSSGEFVGMLADTPTEIIKRKAFHCHIQNDHAAIAAEEAAYQEIPIVKEVSHAEVMANFQKVKDDVNEIRYTEIERIKNDPNLSHLLFIKPGQ